DNA from Streptomyces sp. Edi4:
AAGGGCGACCGGCCGCTCTCCGAAGGCGTGGACGGACGGGAACCCGAGGACGACGCCGAAGGCGAAGCTGACGGCGGCCGCGGCTCCGAGGCCCCCGGCGGTGTCCGAGGGCCCGCAGGGGGCGGCACCGAGGACTCAGGAACCGTCCCCGAGGCCGCCGCAGGCGACACCGACGCGCAGGGACGCTCGTCCGTACCGTCAACTGGGCGTCGCGACAAGTGAGTTGTTGGCCCGTCAGGCACGGGACGCCGCATAGCCAGCGCCACATGACGGGCCATCACGTCCATCGCCCGGCCTTCCGCCATGGAGAACGGCCGCGCCGAGCCGGTGCGGAACAGCGTCAACACCCCCGTCACCGGTCCCGGCGCCCCCAGTGGCACACACATCAGGGACGACACCTCGGCGCGGGCCAGTATCGGTGTGCCCGACGGGTCGTGCCCGAAGCCCTCGACGTCCTCGGGCTGGACCTGGAGCGCACCGTTCCCGGCCCGCGCCGCCTCGAGCACCACCGGACAGTCGGCCGGGTCCTGCTCGGCCATAGACCGAAGCAGCGCGCCGCTGGCCGGATCCGAGGGGCCGAGGCAGGTCACACGCCGCAGCCCGCCGTCGACCAGGTCGGCCACGATCCAGTCGGCGAAGCGCCCGCACAGCACCCCGGCGGCTTCGGCGAGCACCGACGTCCTTACCCCGGGCGGGAGTTGGAGCAGCGTGGACGCCATGGTGTCGACCATGTCCATGAGTTCGGCGTGCCGGGTCGACTCCGCGAGATCGGGGACCCTGGGCGGCCGGGGAGTGGCCCCCGAACCCCGCGCGCTGCCCGCCTGGAACACCACGAGCACCGCGGGCCGCGGCTCGTCCGGCGGCCGTAGCACGGTGAGCGTCGCCAACAGCGGCTCGTCGGGGCGCTGTTGAAGGCGCACGGTGAGCCCCCGGTCGCCCTCGCCCCTGGCCACCGCTGCGGCCTGCGACCTGAACGCCGCCCGGTCGCCCGGCGTCAGCAGCGCCGCGAGCGGCCTGCCGGTCGCGTATCCGGCGCGGACCCCGGTGAGCCCGGTCGCCGCGAAGTTCAGACGCCGTACGACCGTCTCCCGGTCGACCAGCGCCACCGGCAACGGCATCCGCTGGAACAACGCCTTGAGCAGCTGCCGCTCCTGCCGCTCCGCCGGCGACGGAACCGCCGACCCGGCCGCCATTTGTTCGTAGCGCGGCCACAACAGCCCGGCCACGTGCTCGAGTTCGAACAGTGCCGCGTCCAGAATGACCGATTGTTCACCGGCCGGGCGAGCGCGTGCGGCGCGCAGCTCGCCCACCCGTCTGACGAAGTCCGCCAGTTCCTCGCCGAAGTCGTCCTCCGCCTGCGTCATGGGAGAAAGCTAGCCCGTCGGCCCAGGGCGCGGGAGCGTACCGTTTCGGGCGACCGGGCCCGGGAAGCCGCAGCACGAGGAGGCTTTCGCCATGCTGCCCGAGCCCGAACGCCAGAAGCCGGAAACCACGACGACCGCCCGGCGGCTCTCCCGGCTCGCCGAACAGTCCATGCGCTGTGCGCCTGCCTGCTGTGGCGCGGTCGCCACCATCTCCGACAGCGGGCCCGAACGCCGCATCACCGCCACCCACCCCGACCTGGCCCCCCTCGCCGCCGTCCAGCTCGCCTGCGGCGACGGGCCCATCCCGAGCGCCCTCGACGCGGGCGAAGCCGTGGACACCGAGGACCTGCTGACCGAGGACCGCTGGCCCGGCTACCGCGCCCTGGCGCTCGACTCCGGCGTACGCTCCGGCGTCACGCTCCCCTTCCGCCGGTCCGGGATCGAGGTCACGGTCAGCCTCTTCAGCTACCGGCCCGGATCCCTCAAGGGCATCGTGCGCGGCCCGGTCGGCATCCTCGCCGAGGAGACCACGACCGGCCTGGTCCGCGACCGCCGCTACCATGCGGCCCTCGCCGAGGTCGAACAACTGGAGGCGGCCCTGCGCTCACGCCCGGTCATCGACCAGGCCAGCGGCATCGTGATGCACGTACTCGGCTGCGAGGCGGACGCCGCCTTCGCCGTCCTGCGCACCATCTCCCAGCGCACCAACCGCAAACTCGCGGAGGTCGCCGACGCGCTGGTGCGCGCCAAGGGCCGGGGCCTGGAATCCGAACTGTCCGCCATGGCGCGCCCGGCCCACTGACCCGCCCGCCCCGCTACCCGTACAAGCGGCGGAGGAGGGCAAACCTCCGTATAAAGGGCGTGGGAGGGTTCGACTCACGGACTCACGGACTCACGGACTCACGGGCTCACGGACTCGCGGACTCGCGGACTCGCGTTCAGGAAGGGCATCGCGCGGGGTGCGTGCGTACGGAGGCGTACGGAGGCGGCGTACGCGATGAACCCAGGCGTACGCACATTGGCGCTCACCAATGCGCAATCAACGCTCACGAACGCATACGGACCGGGTGCTGACGTAGTCAAACAGGGCCGAACGCGGTCAATAGGCGCTCCAGGAGGCAACGCCAATGGCAGGGACGGTCGCCGAGGGCCGGGGGCCCGTGCGCTACGGGCCACCCGCTCCGGGCCCCGGCCTGCCCGTACTCCCCGAACTCGTCTCCGCGCTCAACGCGGCCGCGTGGCGCCCCGAACCCGAGCCACCCGGCGCGGGGCCGGAACTGCGTGCGGCAGCCTGCGGCTACTGGCTGCGACGCGGTCTGCCCACCCCGCCCGAACGCGTCGTCGCCGCCCCCGGCGGACAGGCACTGCTCGTCGCCCTCCTCGGCGCGTACGGCGGAGACGTTCTGATGCCCCGCCCGTGCCCGGCCTGGTGGACGCCGCAGGCCAGGCTGCTCGGCAGGCCCGGCTACCATGTGCCGACCCCGGCCGAATGCGGCGGCGTACCCGACCCGTACGCCCTGCTCGAAACGATCCGCCGGGTACGCGCCGAGGGCGGAGCGCCCCGGCTGCTGCTGCTGTGCGTCGCCGACGATCCGACCGCTACGGTGGCGCCGCCGGAGATCTTGCGGGAGGCCTGTGAGGCGGCCGTCGGCGAAGGACTGCACATCATCAGTGATGAGACCTGGCGCGACACCGTGCATCGCCCCCACGAGACGGTGCCGCTCAGCCCGGCCGAGATGTGCCCCGACGACGTGACGGTCCTCACCGACCTGGGCGGCGCGTTCACCCCGCCCGGCTGGCCCGCCGCCGTCGCCCGCTTCCCGGCCGGCCCGGCGGACGCCCCGCACCGGGCCCGCACGCTGGACCACCTCGCCGCGCTGGGCGCGGTGCTCGCGGCCCCGGTCGCCGCGGCCGCGGCCCTCGCGCTCACCGAGCCGGCGTACGTCGTAGAGCGCACCCGGCGGGCGGCCGCGCTGCACGCCCGGGTCGCTGCCGCCGCCCACCAGGCCGTACTCGACGCGGGTGCACTCGCCCGGCCCCCTCAGGCCGGCCGCCATCTCTACGCCGACCTCGGCCCGCTCCGCGCCCGCCTTGCCACCCACGGGGTCACCGACTCCATGGAACTCGAGGACTACCTGACAGCCCGCCTCGCCACCCCCACCCCCGGCGGCCACCGCTTCGGCGACGACCTCGGTGCCCTCCGCGTCCGCCTCGCCACCGGCCCACTCCTCGGCTCAACCCCGGAACAACGACTGAACGCCCTGGCGGCCCCCGACCCCCTCCAACTCCCGCACGTACAGGCGGCGTTGGAGCACTTTGCCGCAGTGCTCGCCGTTCTGGGCTGAGACCATTCCCCGGGACGGCTGCGCCCACGCCTGCGGCACGGCTGCGCCCACGCCTCCGGCCGGCTGCGATCACGCCCCGGCACGGCTGAGGCCACTTCGGGGGTGAGAGCGCTCCCAGCCCCGGCAGGGCCCAGACGCCCATCTGCCCTTGACCCGACCTGGGAGCGCTCTCAGAGTTCGGCGGGGTCCGCACGTTCCATGTGTCCAGCACTCGGCCCGAGATCGCTCTCAGTCGCAGGCGGGCCGTACGCCCACACCCACCCGCTCCACGCGAGAGCGCTCCCAGCACGAAGGCGAGCCCGCACGCCCACGCCCCCGCACCCCGCGCGAGAGCGCTCTCAGCCCCCAGACAGGCCCACGCGCCCGCACGTTCACACCCACCCCGAGAGCGCTCTCAGCCCCCACCCGCCGCTACCCGCTCCCGCCGCACCCTGCGCCAGACCGCAGGTGCCCCACTGATCAGGAGGGTCAGCGCGACGGCCGCCGCCACGCCCTTCCAGGGCTCGTCGAAAAGGGAGCCCCCGAGTATGCCGATCAGGCCGTACGCGCCGGCCCAGGCGAGGCAGGCCGGGATGTCGCCCCGTACGAACGTCCGCAGCGGCATCCCGCCCAGCAGACAGGTGAGCATCACCGGAATGCGCCCGGCCGGCACCAGACGGGACAGCACCAGCACGATGACGCCGTGCTGGTCGAGCTTGCGCCGCGCCTGGTCCAGGTGGTCCGGCGTGGCCCGGCCGCGCAGGGTCGCCAGCAGACGTGAGCCGTTCTTGGACCGCACTCCGCGCTGCCCGAGCCAGTACAGCGCGACATCGCCCAGGAACGCGGCCAGCGCACTCACCCCGAACGCCAGCAGCAGCGAGAACCAGGCGGTCTGATGGAAGGCCACGACCGCCGCCGACGACACCAGCGCCCCCGTGGGCACCACCGGCACCAGCGATCCCAGCGCCACCAGGGTGAACAGCGTCGGATAGCCGACGGCCTGCTGAGTCGTCTCGGGCGTCACCGCCGACGCCAGCTCAAGGGCACGACCGGTGATCACCGCGTGGCCTTCACGCGGACGCTCTGGCCGTGCTCGAGCCGATGCACCGTCGCCTTCGGCGCGAGCCTGGCCGCCTGCCGTACGAACTCCTCGCCCGGCGCGTAGAACTCGTGCGGCCGCACACCCTCCATGCCGACCGGCCAGTACGTTCCGTAGTGCACCGGTACCGCTGAGAGCGCTCCCAGCTCGGCCAGGGCCCGCGCGGCGCGACCCGCGTCGAGATGGTCCAGCCCCAGGCCCGGGCCCCAGCCGCCGACCGGCAGGAGCGCCACGTCCACCGGCCCGACCGCCGACGCCATGTCGTCGAAAAGGCCGGTGTCCCCGGCGAAATACGTGCGGGCCGCGCCCTCCACGACGTAACCGAGCGCGGGGCAGCGGCGCGGACCCACCGGCAGCCTGCGCCCATCGTGCCGGGCCGGCACTGCACGCACCCGGAGCCCCCCGACGTCGACGCCGTCCCCGGGCCGTACCTCGGTGACACGCAAGTCCAGGCGCCCGAGTCCCGGCACCGCACGCACCGCGCCGGCCGGCCCGATCACGCGCGTTCCGGGCGCGAGCCGAGCGAGCCGCGCGAGCGAGGGCAGATGCAGATGGTCGGCGTGCAGATGCGAGACCAGCACGGCGTCAGCCACCCCGGCCTCGGGCGTTGGAAGCGCTCCCCGGCGCCGTCGCAGATGCGCCAAGCGGCGCGCGAACAGGGGATCGGTCAGCAGCCGGACGCCGGAATCCTCGATCGTGCAGGTGGCATGACCCCACCAAGTGACTTCCACCGGCACGAAACCCTCTTCTCTGCTCGCCGGTCGATTCGACGGGTGCCGCACCGACCTTCGCCGACGAGCCTAAATCTCCCCGCGTGCGCCGTGGGGCAGCCGGGGTCGCGAGCATGCGGTCGCCACCCGGCTGCGGTGGCCCACCGGATCGGCGGACCGGCCGTCCCCGGGGCGGCTCCGGCGCGCCAAGAGGGGGGAGTAGGGTCGCCCCGACGGCATACGGGGGACCCGGAGACCGGGGGACTGGGGCGCGGCATGGAGCAGATACGGGTGGCGGCCATCGCCAGCCTGACCCCGCTGGAAGAACTCGATCTCGACCCCTTCCTCGTGGACACCCGCAGCCAGCACGAGATGTGCGTGCGCTGGGCCGAGAGCAAGGGGTACACCGTCACCCGGCAGTTGCTCTTCTACGGATTGCGCCCGGACCACGCGGGTCTGTGGACGGATGTCGACGCGGGTCTGGTCGATGTGTTCGTCGCGCCCAACGAGCGTGTTCTGGCAAGGGCGTTGAGGTCGGTGCCGGAGTTCTCCGCGGAGTGTGAGCGGCGCGGTGTGCGCCTGTCGACGGCCGGGCTCGTCGAGCCCGCGTACGACGCCGCACGCAAGGCCCACATACACCGCCGCCTCTCGATGCCCACCGCCGGATACGACGGCTGCTGACGTCCCCCATCCCACGACCGGTCCCACGCACCCTGGTCCCCCGCACCTCCCCCGTCCCACGCACCTTCCGCCGCACGCCCCGTGCGACGCCCACCCGGCACGCCCGCCCCCTCCCTGGCGGTGACGTCCCCCGCGCCCACAGCGGGTGGGCCAGCTACTCCCAGGCCCACCCACCGCTCCCAGCACGCACCGCTCCCGACGGGCCGCGTCCGCCCCTGTGACAGGGTGGGCGAGGAACGGGCACAGCGAAGGGCAGGCGGACGTGGGGCGATGGCGGACTACGGGCAGCGCCCTGCTCCGGGTGATCGTGGTGTGGGTCGTCTCGACGCTGACCCTGATGCTGTTGGCCGGCATCCTGCCCGACTTCAAACTGACCTCCGACAGCGGCGACAGCATCACCCGGGTCGCGCTCACGGCGGGCTGGGGAGCGGCCGCCTTCGGGTTGCTCAGCGCGCTGGTGTGGCCCCTGGTCGTGCGCGCGTTCCTGCTGGTGCCCGCGCTGGTGCTCGGTCTCCTGGTGTTCTTCCTGAACGGCTCACTGCTCCTGATCGCGCTCCGGCTCATCCCGACCGGGAGTGGCGCTGCCGAACCCGAGACCGCGGTGATCGTCGCCGCCGTGATGTCGGCGGTCGCTTCGGCGACCTCGACCGCGCTTGCCGTACGGGACGACGACGCCTACCGGCGCCGCCTGTCCCGGCTCGCCCAGCGGCGCAGGCACAGACGCGGCGAGGGGGACGCGCCACAGCCGCCGGGCATCGTCTTCATCCAGCTCGACGGCGTCGGAGAGCGCTTTCTGCGCGACGCCGTCAAGCGGGGCCTGATGCCCACCGTCGCGGCCTGGCTGGGGGAGACCCACCGCCTCACCCCGTGGCGTACGGACTGGTCGAGCCAGACCGGCGCGAGCCAGCTCGGCATTCTGCACGGCACCACGTTCGACGTGCCCGCCTTTCGTTGGTACGAGAAGGAGAGCGGCGAGGTGATGGTCTCCAACCGGCCCTCCTCGGCCGTCGAACTGCAACGCCGCGCGGTGGAGCGCACCGGCGACGGCGGGCTGCTGACGGTCGACGGAGCAAGCCGCGGCAACTTGTTCTCCGGCGGCGCGGACCAAGTGGCACTGGTCCTGACGGCCGCCGCCCGCAGGGGGCGCCGAAACCGCTCTCGCGCCGGCTACTTCGCCTACTTCTCCGACCCGGCCAACGCGGTACGCACCGCGGGCTCGTTCCTCGCGGAGGTCGCCCGCGAGATCGGCCAGTCGACGCGGGCCAGGCTCCGCAGGCAGACCCCGCGCATCGGACGCGGCGGGCTCTACCCCCTCATCCGCGCCTTCGCGACGGTCGTCGAGCGCGACGTGGTCGTCGCAGCCGTCATGGGCGACATGCTCGCGGGACGTACCGCCGTCTACGCCGACCTCGTCGCCTACGACGAGGTGGCCCACCACTCGGGGCCGCACAGCGCGGACGCCGAAAAGGTTCTCAGCCGCCTCGACCGCTCCCTCTCGCTGATCGCCGACGCGGCGGAACACGCGCCGCGCGACTACCGCGTCGTGCTGCTCTCGGACCACGGACAGAGCCCCGGCGAGACTTTTGAGAGCGCTTTCGGACTCACCCTGAAGGATCTTGTACGGGCCGGCTGCGGTCTGCCCGTGTCCCGCAGGGCCCGACGGACCAGGAGCGGGGCCGAGGCCAGATACGCGGTCCGGGTCGCGCTGCACCGGCCGGTCGAGGAAGACCCCGTCGCGGAGCCGTGCCCGCCGGGTAGTCGGCCCGACCCGGTGGTGCTCGCCTCCGGAAACCTCGGCCTGGTCTCGTTCCCCGACGTCGAGGGCCGCATGACCCGCGAGCACATCGACCGCCGTCACCCGGCGCTGCTCGCCACCCTGGCCGCCCACCCCGGCATCGGCTTCCTTCTCGTCCGCAGTCAGGCGCACGGCGCGGTGGTACTGGGAGCCGGAGGCGTCGAGGTTCCGCTGGCCGAACTAACCGACGGCCAGGGCCCGTTGAAAGGGTTCCCGGCGGGGGCCGCCGACGCGATCCGGCGCACCGACACCTTCCCGCACACCGCCGACATCATGGTCAACTCGATGTACGACCCGGACACCGGCCGGGTGCACGCCTTCGAGGAGCAGATCGGTTCACACGGCGGACTCGGCGGCGAACAGTCCCGCCCCTTCCTGCTCTCGCCCCTCGCCCTGTCGGCGCCGGTGGCGGACGAGGGTGAGCTGGTCGGCGCCGAGCAGGTGCACCGAGTGCTGCGCCGCTGGCTGCGCGAAGGCCAAGGACCTCAGATTCCGCTGGTCGCTGGAGCCCCGACGCGGGTCGAGGCCGCGGCACCGGCCGAGATCCTGGTGGGGAGCGAGATCGCGGCGGTGAGTGAGCGCGCGGCGAAGGGTGAGCGCGCGGCACGCATGGAGGATTCGCCGCCGATGGGCCAACCGGAAGGATCTTTTCCGGTTGGCGGAGGCGCCGTACAGGACAAAACCGAGTGATTTGGTACGCCGAACCGCGTGCCCGACCATGGTCAGGTTTGTTCCGTACGAGAGGCACGCCACCCCACCATGACCACGCAAGAAGCCCAGAGCAAGCATGCCCGGCAATTCGGTCTGCCGATCGCCATCGCGCTGGTCATGGGCAACATCATCGGCGGCGGGATCTTCCTGCTGCCCGCCTCCGTCGCCCCGTTCGGCACGATCAGCCTCGTCGCGTTCGTCGTCCTGACCGCCGGCGCGATCGCACTCGCCCTGGTCTTCGGCCGCCTCGCCGAACGCCACCCCCAGACCGGCGGCCCTTACGTCTACGCCCGTGAGGCGTTCGGCGACTTCGCGGGATTCCTGGCGGCCTGGTCCTACTGGATCACCACCTGGGTCTCCAACGCCGCCCTCGCGGTCGCCGCGGTCGGCTACCTCGACGTGCTCATACCCGTACACGGCTCCAAGGCGGCGACCATCACGGCGGCGCTGCTCCTCCAGTGGCTCCCGGCACTCGCCAATCTCGCGGGCACCCGGTACGTGGGCGCGGTCCAACTCATCGCCACCGTCTTGAAGTTCGCCCCGCTGCTCCTGGTCGCGGTGGGTGGCCTGTTCTTCTTCGACCCCGCCAACCTCGGCCCCTTCCAGAGTGACGGCCACTCCGGACTCGGCGCGATATCCGCCTCCGCCGCGATCCTGCTCTTCAGCTACCTCGGCGTCGAGTCCGCCGCCGTCAGCGCCGGCGAGGTCCGCGACCCGCGCC
Protein-coding regions in this window:
- a CDS encoding ANTAR domain-containing protein — its product is MLPEPERQKPETTTTARRLSRLAEQSMRCAPACCGAVATISDSGPERRITATHPDLAPLAAVQLACGDGPIPSALDAGEAVDTEDLLTEDRWPGYRALALDSGVRSGVTLPFRRSGIEVTVSLFSYRPGSLKGIVRGPVGILAEETTTGLVRDRRYHAALAEVEQLEAALRSRPVIDQASGIVMHVLGCEADAAFAVLRTISQRTNRKLAEVADALVRAKGRGLESELSAMARPAH
- a CDS encoding aminotransferase class I/II-fold pyridoxal phosphate-dependent enzyme, whose amino-acid sequence is MAGTVAEGRGPVRYGPPAPGPGLPVLPELVSALNAAAWRPEPEPPGAGPELRAAACGYWLRRGLPTPPERVVAAPGGQALLVALLGAYGGDVLMPRPCPAWWTPQARLLGRPGYHVPTPAECGGVPDPYALLETIRRVRAEGGAPRLLLLCVADDPTATVAPPEILREACEAAVGEGLHIISDETWRDTVHRPHETVPLSPAEMCPDDVTVLTDLGGAFTPPGWPAAVARFPAGPADAPHRARTLDHLAALGAVLAAPVAAAAALALTEPAYVVERTRRAAALHARVAAAAHQAVLDAGALARPPQAGRHLYADLGPLRARLATHGVTDSMELEDYLTARLATPTPGGHRFGDDLGALRVRLATGPLLGSTPEQRLNALAAPDPLQLPHVQAALEHFAAVLAVLG
- a CDS encoding VTT domain-containing protein is translated as MITGRALELASAVTPETTQQAVGYPTLFTLVALGSLVPVVPTGALVSSAAVVAFHQTAWFSLLLAFGVSALAAFLGDVALYWLGQRGVRSKNGSRLLATLRGRATPDHLDQARRKLDQHGVIVLVLSRLVPAGRIPVMLTCLLGGMPLRTFVRGDIPACLAWAGAYGLIGILGGSLFDEPWKGVAAAVALTLLISGAPAVWRRVRRERVAAGGG
- a CDS encoding MBL fold metallo-hydrolase — translated: MPVEVTWWGHATCTIEDSGVRLLTDPLFARRLAHLRRRRGALPTPEAGVADAVLVSHLHADHLHLPSLARLARLAPGTRVIGPAGAVRAVPGLGRLDLRVTEVRPGDGVDVGGLRVRAVPARHDGRRLPVGPRRCPALGYVVEGAARTYFAGDTGLFDDMASAVGPVDVALLPVGGWGPGLGLDHLDAGRAARALAELGALSAVPVHYGTYWPVGMEGVRPHEFYAPGEEFVRQAARLAPKATVHRLEHGQSVRVKATR
- a CDS encoding phage holin family protein encodes the protein MGRWRTTGSALLRVIVVWVVSTLTLMLLAGILPDFKLTSDSGDSITRVALTAGWGAAAFGLLSALVWPLVVRAFLLVPALVLGLLVFFLNGSLLLIALRLIPTGSGAAEPETAVIVAAVMSAVASATSTALAVRDDDAYRRRLSRLAQRRRHRRGEGDAPQPPGIVFIQLDGVGERFLRDAVKRGLMPTVAAWLGETHRLTPWRTDWSSQTGASQLGILHGTTFDVPAFRWYEKESGEVMVSNRPSSAVELQRRAVERTGDGGLLTVDGASRGNLFSGGADQVALVLTAAARRGRRNRSRAGYFAYFSDPANAVRTAGSFLAEVAREIGQSTRARLRRQTPRIGRGGLYPLIRAFATVVERDVVVAAVMGDMLAGRTAVYADLVAYDEVAHHSGPHSADAEKVLSRLDRSLSLIADAAEHAPRDYRVVLLSDHGQSPGETFESAFGLTLKDLVRAGCGLPVSRRARRTRSGAEARYAVRVALHRPVEEDPVAEPCPPGSRPDPVVLASGNLGLVSFPDVEGRMTREHIDRRHPALLATLAAHPGIGFLLVRSQAHGAVVLGAGGVEVPLAELTDGQGPLKGFPAGAADAIRRTDTFPHTADIMVNSMYDPDTGRVHAFEEQIGSHGGLGGEQSRPFLLSPLALSAPVADEGELVGAEQVHRVLRRWLREGQGPQIPLVAGAPTRVEAAAPAEILVGSEIAAVSERAAKGERAARMEDSPPMGQPEGSFPVGGGAVQDKTE
- a CDS encoding amino acid permease yields the protein MTTQEAQSKHARQFGLPIAIALVMGNIIGGGIFLLPASVAPFGTISLVAFVVLTAGAIALALVFGRLAERHPQTGGPYVYAREAFGDFAGFLAAWSYWITTWVSNAALAVAAVGYLDVLIPVHGSKAATITAALLLQWLPALANLAGTRYVGAVQLIATVLKFAPLLLVAVGGLFFFDPANLGPFQSDGHSGLGAISASAAILLFSYLGVESAAVSAGEVRDPRRNVGRATILGTIGAAVIYLLGTLSVFGTVPHDKLVGSTAPFTDAVNSMFGGSWGGTAVALAALVSMVGALNGWTLLSAQTPYAAAKDGLFPKMFAVKRRGVPTAGVLVTAVLASLLTVYNYTAGSKGVFEILVLVTTFTATVPYLLSTAAQIYFLASGQSERVHRSRLIRDAVLAVLAFGFSMWLVAGSGYEAVYQGVLFLFAGVLLYAWMAARKQRTQEAPAA